Proteins from one Vanessa atalanta chromosome 15, ilVanAtal1.2, whole genome shotgun sequence genomic window:
- the LOC125069444 gene encoding pupal cuticle protein C1B-like, giving the protein MFKLFIFASFLALAAAKPLVSVAYTAPLAAAYTAPVAAAYTAPVAAAYTAPVAYSAYAPYAAYSAYPYAAPYSAYYLR; this is encoded by the exons ATGTTCAAACTG ttcATATTCGCCTCCTTCCTGGCTCTAGCTGCCGCCAAACCTCTGGTCTCAGTGGCATACACGGCACCGCTAGCAGCTGCTTACACCGCTCCAGTGGCAGCTGCATATACCGCTCCTGTAGCAGCGGCATACACCGCACCCGTAGCTTACTCGGCATATGCCCCATATGCTGCTTACTCAGCTTACCCGTATGCTGCCCCGTACTCTGCATACTATTTGCGCTGA
- the LOC125069439 gene encoding vitelline membrane protein Vm26Ab-like produces the protein MFKLFIFACFLAVAAAKPGVLPLAYTAPFAAAYTAPVAAAYTAPVAAAYTAPVAYSAYSAYTAPVAAYSAYTYASPYSAYYLRR, from the exons ATGTTCAAACTT TTCATCTTCGCCTGCTTCCTCGCTGTCGCCGCCGCCAAGCCCGGTGTCTTACCGCTGGCATACACCGCTCCCTTCGCGGCAGCGTACACAGCCCCCGTAGCGGCAGCGTACACAGCTCCAGTAGCTGCGGCGTACACCGCTCCAGTGGCCTACTCTGCGTACTCGGCTTACACCGCTCCAGTGGCCGCTTACTCCGCCTACACTTACGCATCTCCTTACTCCGCCTACTACCTTCGCCGTTGA
- the LOC125069441 gene encoding vitelline membrane protein Vm26Ab-like produces the protein MFKLFIFVCFLAVAAAKPGVLPLAYTAPFAAAYTAPVAAAYTGPVAAAYTAPVAYSAYSAYTAPVAAYSAYTYASPYSAYYLRR, from the exons ATGTTCAAACTT TTCATCTTCGTCTGCTTCCTCGCTGTCGCTGCCGCCAAACCCGGCGTGTTGCCACTAGCATACACCGCTCCCTTCGCGGCAGCGTACACAGCCCCCGTGGCGGCAGCGTACACAGGTCCAGTAGCTGCGGCGTACACCGCTCCAGTGGCCTACTCTGCGTACTCGGCTTACACCGCTCCAGTTGCCGCTTACTCCGCCTACACTTACGCATCTCCCTACTCTGCCTACTACCTTCGCCGTTGA
- the LOC125069442 gene encoding vitelline membrane protein Vm26Ab-like — protein MFKVFIFACFLAVAAAKPGVLPLAYTAPFAAAYTAPVAAAYTAPVAAAYTAPVAYSAYSAYTAPVAAYSAYTYASPYSAYYLRR, from the exons ATGTTCAAAGTT TTCATCTTCGCCTGCTTCCTCGCTGTTGCCGCCGCTAAGCCCGGTGTCTTACCGTTGGCATACACCGCTCCCTTCGCTGCAGCGTACACGGCGCCCGTGGCGGCAGCGTACACAGCTCCCGTAGCTGCGGCGTACACCGCTCCAGTGGCCTACTCTGCGTACTCGGCTTACACCGCTCCAGTGGCCGCTTACTCCGCCTACACTTACGCGTCTCCTTACTCCGCCTACTACCTTCGCCGTTGA
- the LOC125069440 gene encoding vitelline membrane protein Vm26Ab-like, with amino-acid sequence MFKLFIFACFLAVAAAKPGVLPLAYTAPFAAAYTAPVAAAYTAPVAAAYTAPVAYSAYSAYTAPVAAYSAYTYASPYSAYYLRR; translated from the exons ATGTTCAAACTT ttcaTCTTCGCCTGCTTCCTCGCTGTCGCCGCCGCCAAGCCCGGTGTCTTACCATTGGCATACACCGCTCCCTTCGCGGCAGCGTACACAGCCCCAGTAGCGGCAGCGTACACAGCTCCAGTAGCTGCGGCGTACACCGCTCCAGTGGCTTACTCTGCCTATTCGGCTTACACCGCTCCAGTGGCCGCTTACTCCGCCTACACTTACGCTTCTCCTTACTCCGCCTACTACCTTCGCCGTTGa
- the LOC125069093 gene encoding vegetative cell wall protein gp1-like — translation MLVTVILLSITCGIVKSSGFHPVAPAGAAPIVTAASSQYFERTFNRLVAAPVQPFIPVAPAPPIAVAPAPQPIIPVLPLPPARPVVVDASRTTPVGNPTSPIPSQSAPSDPNVAIAVATAHAAAPVATILLPPYPFGLPPSFGFIPQSPQAPPQPTDNPKINRESTTRRTTSTQVTTTESVQEATTPVPSNIDNSFAQALPSNQNVNFKQYLAPAPAPRPVPNPRPQKVKTNVEVVPVPLAYIAPPPLDLHHHHHHQHHHHHHQHQALKVVPHIHTFIPKTRIIIRPVTSPLRVRTVTIPAGFAKYGPPKLVKKVVKRYPQNIQSRSRDTEPTTFRPVNFPFTKPPRV, via the exons ATGCTTGTGACG gttatattattatcgataaCATGCGGTATAGTCAAAAGTTCTGGATTTCATCCGGTCGCTCCAGCTGGTGCAGCGCCGATAGTTACAGCTGCAAGTTCACAGTATTTCGAAAGGACATTTAATCGCCTTGTCGCAGCGCCAGTACAGCCATTTATTCCTGTAGCACCAGCGCCACCAATTGCAGTAGCACCAGCACCACAACCTATTATACCAGTTTTACCTCTGCCCCCTGCTCGACCAGTGGTTGTAGATGCATCTAGGACCACACCTGTGGGCAATCCAACAAGTCCAATACCATCACAAAGTGCTCCTTCGGATCCAAATGTGGCCATCGCAGTTGCAACAGCTCATGCTGCCGCTCCTGTCGCAACTATACTTCTGCCGCCATATCCATTTGGATTACCACCCTCATTTGGATTTATACCACAGTCACCACAAGCCCCACCACAACCGACAGACAATCCCAAAATCAACAGGGAGTCAACGACTAGAAGAACAACTTCAACCCAAGTAACAACAACCGAAAGTGTGCAAGAAGCTACAACACCAGTGCCATCAAATATTGACAATAGTTTTGCGCAGGCTCTACCTTCCAACCAGAATgttaatttcaaacaatatttagCACCAGCACCTGCACCAAGACCAGTACCGAATCCGAGACCTCAAAAGGTCAAAACTAATGTAGAAGTGGTGCCTGTTCCACTAGCGTATATTGCTCCACCACCGCTTGATCtacatcaccatcatcatcaccagcatcaccatcatcaccatcaACATCAAGCGCTTAAAGTAGTTCCGCATATTCATACGTTCATACCAAAgacaagaataataataagaccTGTCACTTCGCCTTTACGGGTCAGAACAGTTACAATTCCGGCAGGATTTGCTAAATATGGACCACCAAAGTTGGTTAAAAAGGTGGTAAAGAGATACCCACAAAATATACAATCCAGATCACGAGATACAGAACCTACTACGTTCCGTCCAGTGAATTTTCCTTTTACCAAGCCACCCAGGGTATAA